A genome region from Rickettsiales endosymbiont of Stachyamoeba lipophora includes the following:
- a CDS encoding PleD family two-component system response regulator, whose translation MTAHVLVVDDLLPNIKLLEAKLTAEYYTVTTARSGKEALEILKNNSFDIILLDVMMPELDGYEVCKIIKADPKHSDTPVIMVTALSEVEDRVNGIKAGADDFLTKPINDLTLFARIKSLLRLKVVTDELKLRSKSFSELGINNDFYSVGLNVLKDAKILLINDDIAESNQIKAQLETQGSTVEILTNPETIIANMIANSYDLAIISTLMIDHDGLRFSAQIRSNEKIRHTPIIILIEEDNNTFLIKGLELGINDYLITPIDNNEVIARANSQVKRKKYQDQLKQRYLENADAAVKDALTGCYNRRYFDVHYSQLFQQSIEQYKELCLIIIDLDHFKHINDAHGHVSGDEALKELPKRIASSIRITDMVVRYGGEEFVIIVPSTNIEQTKLIAERIRKCVEYKEFPISQEPFNIKVTASLGIAMIKPTDTKESLLKRADEGLYKAKEGGRNQICYVE comes from the coding sequence ATGACAGCACACGTATTGGTTGTAGACGATCTTTTACCTAATATAAAACTTCTAGAAGCTAAACTTACTGCAGAATATTACACTGTAACTACTGCAAGAAGCGGCAAAGAAGCATTAGAAATTCTTAAAAATAATAGTTTTGACATCATTTTATTAGATGTAATGATGCCTGAGCTTGATGGATATGAAGTTTGTAAAATCATTAAAGCTGATCCGAAACATTCAGATACACCAGTCATTATGGTTACAGCCCTTAGTGAAGTAGAAGACAGGGTTAACGGTATTAAAGCCGGCGCAGACGACTTTTTAACTAAACCAATCAATGATCTAACTTTATTTGCTAGAATTAAATCATTACTGCGTCTTAAGGTAGTTACTGATGAACTAAAGTTAAGAAGCAAATCATTTAGTGAGCTCGGTATTAATAATGATTTCTATTCAGTAGGACTTAACGTACTTAAAGATGCAAAAATTTTATTAATCAATGATGATATCGCTGAATCAAATCAAATTAAGGCCCAACTTGAAACTCAAGGTTCCACGGTAGAAATTTTAACCAATCCTGAAACTATTATTGCCAATATGATTGCTAACTCCTACGATTTAGCAATCATTAGCACTTTAATGATCGATCATGATGGCTTAAGATTTAGCGCACAAATTAGAAGCAATGAAAAAATTAGGCATACTCCCATTATTATTTTAATTGAAGAAGATAATAATACCTTCTTGATTAAGGGACTTGAACTCGGAATTAACGACTACCTTATCACCCCAATTGACAATAATGAAGTAATCGCTCGGGCTAACTCTCAAGTTAAACGCAAAAAATATCAAGATCAGTTGAAACAAAGATACCTTGAAAATGCCGATGCTGCAGTAAAAGATGCGCTTACAGGTTGTTATAACCGTAGATATTTCGATGTGCATTACTCTCAGTTATTCCAGCAAAGTATAGAACAATACAAAGAATTATGTTTAATCATAATAGATCTTGATCACTTCAAGCATATCAATGACGCGCACGGACATGTCTCAGGAGATGAAGCTTTAAAAGAATTGCCCAAACGTATTGCCAGTTCAATCAGAATAACCGATATGGTAGTAAGATACGGTGGTGAAGAATTTGTAATTATTGTTCCTTCCACCAATATTGAACAAACTAAACTAATTGCTGAACGCATTCGCAAATGCGTGGAATATAAAGAATTTCCAATTTCACAAGAACCATTTAACATCAAAGTTACCGCAAGCCTTGGAATAGCGATGATCAAACCAACTGATACTAAAGAATCCTTGCTTAAGCGCGCAGATGAAGGTTTGTATAAAGCTAAAGAAGGTGGCAGAAACCAAATTTGCTATGTGGAATAA
- the aroQ gene encoding type II 3-dehydroquinate dehydratase, which produces MTNILIINGPNLNLLGFREPEIYGYDSLDDIFKQCQDFATEAAITIDFKQSNHEGEIIDWIQNSQKFDGIVINAAAYSHTSIAIADTLKAINKPFIEIHLSNIYKREEFRHKSYLSNIANGVISGFGSYSYILGLKALKQILD; this is translated from the coding sequence ATGACAAATATTTTAATAATTAATGGACCTAACTTAAATTTACTAGGGTTTCGAGAACCTGAAATTTACGGTTACGACAGTTTAGATGACATATTTAAGCAATGTCAAGACTTTGCTACTGAGGCTGCTATTACAATAGATTTCAAGCAAAGTAATCATGAAGGGGAAATAATTGATTGGATTCAAAATAGTCAAAAATTTGATGGAATTGTTATTAATGCTGCGGCTTATTCCCATACTTCAATTGCCATAGCAGATACACTTAAAGCAATTAATAAACCCTTTATCGAAATTCACCTGAGTAATATTTATAAACGTGAAGAATTTAGGCACAAAAGCTATCTCTCAAACATCGCTAATGGGGTTATCAGCGGCTTTGGTAGTTATAGTTATATTCTAGGCCTAAAAGCTTTAAAACAAATTTTGGATTAA
- the fliG gene encoding flagellar motor switch protein FliG has product MLPNDGIKLNGYQKAAIILFSVEEDHAAKIFSMMSDEEIKGISFAMSTLGSIKQEAIDRLLFEFNSELSGAVSFFGNFEATERLLEKVLGKEKVAQIMDEIHGPAGKNTWDRLKNVNEDILANYLRNEYPQTIALIISKLQPTFAANLLSMLPEELTFDVMLRILNMDSVKKEIVDGVEKVLRAEFINTLSKSQKQDSNLMLAEIFNNFDRTNEAKFMSMLEQRVPESADKIKSLMFTFDDLIKVSPASIQSILRVVDKSKLTVALKGAKEDVKNLFISNMSQRAAQILKEDMEALGPVRIKDVDESQAAIIQVVKDLASKGDVVIQAEGEQDEYIY; this is encoded by the coding sequence ATGCTACCTAACGATGGCATTAAGTTAAACGGATATCAAAAAGCCGCTATAATTTTATTTTCGGTTGAAGAAGATCACGCAGCTAAAATCTTTTCCATGATGAGTGATGAGGAGATCAAAGGTATTTCTTTTGCAATGTCTACCCTAGGTTCAATTAAGCAAGAAGCCATAGATCGTTTATTATTTGAATTTAATTCTGAATTATCTGGAGCAGTTTCATTCTTTGGTAACTTTGAAGCAACGGAACGTCTGCTTGAGAAAGTCCTAGGTAAAGAAAAAGTTGCCCAAATAATGGATGAAATCCATGGACCGGCAGGAAAAAATACGTGGGACCGCTTAAAAAACGTTAACGAAGATATTTTAGCCAATTATTTACGTAATGAATATCCTCAAACTATAGCCTTAATTATATCAAAACTTCAGCCAACCTTTGCGGCCAACTTGCTAAGTATGCTTCCGGAAGAATTGACATTTGATGTGATGTTACGCATTCTAAACATGGACTCAGTAAAGAAAGAAATCGTAGATGGGGTAGAAAAAGTTTTAAGAGCAGAATTTATTAATACTCTCTCTAAATCCCAAAAACAAGACAGCAATCTTATGCTTGCAGAAATATTTAACAACTTCGATCGTACCAATGAAGCTAAGTTTATGTCTATGTTAGAGCAGCGCGTTCCTGAATCTGCAGATAAAATTAAAAGTCTTATGTTCACCTTTGATGATCTTATTAAAGTTTCACCTGCAAGTATCCAAAGCATTCTTAGAGTGGTGGATAAAAGTAAACTTACTGTGGCTCTTAAAGGAGCTAAAGAAGATGTTAAAAATCTTTTTATCAGCAATATGTCCCAACGTGCTGCACAAATTTTAAAAGAAGATATGGAAGCATTAGGACCTGTACGTATTAAAGATGTAGATGAGTCTCAAGCCGCGATCATTCAAGTGGTTAAAGATTTAGCATCCAAAGGAGACGTTGTAATTCAAGCGGAAGGTGAACAAGATGAATATATCTATTAA
- a CDS encoding response regulator has product MNNNKKILVVEDNELNLKLFCDLLKLNNYTVFPLTDGFLVEDVIPQIQPDLIIMDIQLKGISGLDIIKNIKSSDQYKTIPIIAVTAFAMKHDEEVILSTGCEGYISKPVSIKNFLEKVNYFLERNTQLNEEV; this is encoded by the coding sequence ATGAATAATAATAAAAAAATTTTAGTAGTTGAAGATAACGAATTAAACCTAAAGCTGTTTTGCGATCTGTTAAAACTCAATAATTATACTGTTTTTCCATTAACGGATGGGTTTTTAGTTGAAGATGTCATTCCTCAAATTCAACCTGATCTTATAATTATGGATATTCAGCTGAAAGGTATTTCAGGGTTAGATATTATTAAAAACATCAAATCTTCTGATCAATACAAAACTATTCCTATTATAGCAGTTACAGCCTTTGCGATGAAGCACGACGAAGAAGTAATTTTAAGCACAGGCTGCGAGGGATATATTTCAAAACCAGTCTCTATTAAAAATTTTTTAGAGAAGGTAAATTATTTTTTGGAACGCAACACTCAACTAAATGAAGAAGTATGA
- a CDS encoding host attachment protein has product MIGILVANSSNCKIYAYNKPIAQFTLTKEMGHEESHMKISQDLVRDDRGRPDKPFSVSRTAYEPDTDPKKKEWDIFAREVAHNIKNEAEKYSSLVLIVPPEFEGMLKSHINKIDKDHKVMDKVTHLIQKDLLNMNELDMFEYIREQVKYPQH; this is encoded by the coding sequence ATGATAGGAATATTAGTGGCTAATTCATCTAATTGTAAAATCTATGCTTATAATAAGCCCATAGCTCAGTTTACTTTGACTAAAGAAATGGGGCATGAGGAAAGCCATATGAAGATTAGCCAAGACTTAGTAAGGGATGATAGGGGAAGACCAGACAAACCCTTTTCGGTGAGTAGAACGGCCTATGAACCTGATACCGATCCTAAGAAGAAGGAATGGGATATATTTGCTAGAGAAGTTGCCCATAATATCAAAAATGAAGCTGAGAAATATAGCAGTTTAGTGCTAATAGTTCCGCCTGAGTTTGAAGGAATGTTAAAAAGCCATATTAATAAAATTGATAAAGACCATAAAGTTATGGATAAGGTTACTCACTTGATTCAAAAAGATCTGCTGAATATGAATGAGCTTGATATGTTTGAGTATATTAGGGAGCAGGTGAAATATCCACAACATTAG
- a CDS encoding ankyrin repeat domain-containing protein, translated as MQHANEIIITKDANKLLTQEDVELQLKAQNVSLSNNPIDRQSFELFNMIFDASNETIKSLAKSQGLNYPNYKPAIIIPLNYYINLLNEKDKHGDQGIKSHLQTAAKLSMSTVAGTFAGASICPAFFTAPPGLIVCGIAVASGTVKFTDNFYDYIRNTYPEVKDQALKIYNEKTASFKQEIEKLLPGKSTHIEVDRILPDITNKIINNTLPATKAVKDNLSLIKLLTENKGNLNAQDNFGNTALHYAAQEGYIETVKILLNKGTNPNITNKEGRTALDQTITNNNSTPENIKLVEILLEQGADPTIANKYKYTAVSKANDYKKDGFLEPLLKHMASNHQKNINQALDPFGNTALHLAAKNGLLDSIKSLVVAGAQPNITNNEGRTALDLTITNNDSTPKNIKLVEILLEHGADPTIVNKYKYTAISKANDYKKDGFLEPLLKHMASNHQKNINHVLDQFGNTALHLAAKNGLLDSIKSLVVAGAQPNITNNEGNSPLLSTVSDYNISQNRLQAVKILLANGADPYVFNKKGTSALSAATNFSSQYPYAKLILEHITNNDKININQEADNLGNTALHYAAKIEDFNLVKFLLEKGANPNITNIHGETALHATLKHHNSLSADPNFNNMIKLLLKKGTDPNIANNEGNTVIHTVFKWCAPRKDVLNILLDHGANGFIKNNKGLTPLDMKFGVLSDTLLNHHMPGDNSNAGINIPPEESINHLDYLYN; from the coding sequence ATGCAACACGCTAATGAAATAATTATCACTAAAGATGCTAATAAGTTATTAACCCAAGAAGATGTAGAGCTGCAACTTAAAGCACAAAATGTTAGCTTAAGCAACAACCCTATTGATAGGCAATCTTTTGAACTTTTTAATATGATTTTTGATGCAAGCAATGAAACCATTAAAAGTTTAGCTAAAAGCCAAGGGTTAAATTACCCTAACTACAAGCCTGCCATTATAATACCTTTAAACTACTATATTAACCTGCTTAATGAGAAAGATAAGCATGGTGATCAAGGAATAAAAAGCCATTTACAAACAGCCGCCAAATTATCTATGTCCACTGTAGCTGGTACATTTGCTGGTGCATCAATATGTCCTGCATTTTTTACTGCACCACCTGGGTTAATTGTATGCGGTATAGCTGTGGCCAGTGGTACGGTTAAATTTACAGATAATTTTTATGATTATATAAGAAACACATATCCCGAAGTTAAAGATCAGGCCCTAAAAATATATAATGAAAAAACTGCATCTTTTAAACAGGAGATTGAAAAACTACTCCCCGGCAAGTCTACCCATATTGAAGTAGACAGAATATTACCTGATATCACTAATAAAATTATTAATAATACCCTTCCTGCAACAAAAGCTGTTAAAGATAATCTTAGTTTAATTAAGCTACTCACTGAGAATAAGGGCAATCTTAACGCTCAAGATAACTTTGGCAATACAGCATTACACTATGCAGCCCAAGAAGGCTATATCGAAACAGTTAAAATACTATTAAACAAAGGTACTAACCCTAATATTACTAACAAAGAAGGTAGAACCGCTTTAGATCAAACTATCACCAATAATAATAGTACTCCTGAAAATATCAAACTGGTAGAAATCCTCCTTGAGCAAGGGGCCGATCCTACTATTGCTAATAAATATAAATATACAGCAGTTTCCAAAGCTAATGATTATAAAAAAGATGGCTTTTTAGAACCACTGTTAAAACATATGGCGAGCAACCACCAAAAAAATATTAATCAAGCTCTTGACCCATTTGGCAATACTGCGCTCCACCTGGCAGCCAAAAATGGTTTATTAGATTCAATCAAATCACTAGTTGTTGCTGGCGCTCAGCCTAACATTACTAACAATGAAGGTAGAACTGCTTTAGATCTAACGATCACCAATAATGATAGTACTCCTAAAAATATCAAACTGGTAGAGATCCTCCTTGAGCACGGGGCTGATCCTACTATTGTTAATAAATATAAATATACAGCAATTTCTAAAGCTAATGATTATAAAAAAGATGGCTTTTTAGAGCCGCTATTAAAACATATGGCGAGCAACCACCAAAAAAATATTAACCACGTGCTTGACCAATTTGGCAATACCGCGCTCCACCTGGCAGCCAAAAATGGTTTATTAGATTCAATCAAATCACTAGTTGTTGCTGGCGCTCAGCCTAACATTACTAACAATGAAGGTAACAGCCCACTGCTCAGCACTGTAAGCGATTATAACATTTCTCAGAATAGACTTCAGGCGGTAAAAATATTACTTGCAAATGGGGCTGACCCTTATGTTTTTAATAAAAAAGGTACTTCAGCTTTATCTGCGGCAACAAACTTTTCTAGCCAATATCCTTATGCAAAGCTTATTTTAGAACATATTACAAATAACGATAAAATAAATATCAATCAAGAAGCTGACAATCTTGGCAATACCGCCCTTCACTATGCAGCAAAGATAGAAGATTTCAATCTAGTAAAATTTTTACTGGAAAAAGGTGCCAACCCTAATATTACTAACATACATGGGGAAACAGCATTACACGCCACACTCAAACATCACAACAGCTTATCAGCAGACCCTAATTTTAATAATATGATTAAATTATTATTAAAAAAAGGAACCGATCCAAACATCGCCAATAATGAAGGTAATACGGTAATACATACAGTTTTCAAGTGGTGCGCCCCTAGAAAAGATGTTTTGAATATATTACTTGATCATGGAGCTAACGGTTTTATCAAAAACAACAAAGGGCTAACTCCTTTAGATATGAAGTTCGGTGTCTTATCCGATACTTTACTAAACCACCATATGCCTGGAGATAATAGCAATGCAGGTATTAACATCCCACCTGAAGAAAGTATTAACCATTTAGATTATTTATATAACTAG
- a CDS encoding anhydro-N-acetylmuramic acid kinase, whose amino-acid sequence MKQYKVLGTMSGTSGDGVDLSIITTDGEQIFEFGPNHCFDYPTSIKDQLKNENLNPREILSLEYAISNFYVESITTFIKQYAITYIDLIAFHGQTIFHAPNYATTMQIGNPHLLTAQLQIPVIADFRRKDMANSGQGAPLIPIYHKILAKHFKITGPIVFVNIGGVANVSYIDDQTLVGFDTGPGCALIDDNCKKYFNQDYDHNGELAQQGIIDLELIAKWMSDPYFKQSYPKSLDRNHFRMLTNQSTIDYTNLVATLTYFTALTIAESFKLLPHIPQTILVCGGGAYNNTIIAHLKQLCAESIIKLVDEIGINSKYLEAQGFGLLAARAANNLPSSFPSTTGATQPVVCGVFYPV is encoded by the coding sequence ATGAAACAATATAAAGTATTAGGCACTATGAGTGGCACTTCAGGAGATGGAGTAGATTTAAGTATTATCACTACTGATGGTGAGCAAATTTTTGAATTTGGCCCCAACCACTGCTTTGACTATCCTACCTCTATCAAAGATCAGCTTAAAAACGAAAATTTAAATCCTCGGGAAATACTTAGTCTGGAATATGCTATTTCTAATTTTTATGTAGAATCAATTACAACTTTTATAAAGCAATATGCTATAACTTACATTGATCTCATTGCTTTTCATGGACAAACTATTTTTCATGCGCCAAATTATGCTACCACCATGCAAATTGGCAATCCACATTTACTCACTGCGCAATTACAAATTCCGGTCATTGCTGATTTTAGAAGAAAAGATATGGCAAACAGCGGGCAAGGCGCGCCACTCATCCCGATTTATCATAAGATCTTAGCTAAACATTTTAAGATAACAGGCCCCATTGTTTTTGTAAATATTGGCGGAGTAGCTAATGTTAGCTATATTGATGATCAAACACTCGTTGGCTTTGATACCGGCCCTGGATGTGCTTTAATTGATGATAATTGTAAAAAATATTTTAACCAGGATTATGATCATAATGGAGAGCTGGCTCAACAGGGTATTATTGATTTAGAGTTAATCGCAAAGTGGATGAGCGATCCTTATTTTAAACAAAGTTATCCTAAATCTCTCGATCGCAATCATTTCAGGATGCTCACTAACCAATCAACTATCGACTATACAAATTTAGTTGCTACTTTAACGTATTTTACGGCTTTAACTATTGCTGAAAGTTTTAAGTTACTACCCCATATTCCACAAACAATTTTAGTATGCGGGGGAGGAGCCTACAACAACACTATCATTGCTCATTTAAAGCAGTTATGTGCTGAAAGTATAATTAAACTAGTTGATGAAATAGGAATAAATTCAAAATATCTGGAAGCCCAAGGCTTTGGACTGCTTGCAGCAAGGGCAGCAAATAACCTGCCCTCTTCTTTCCCTTCAACTACAGGCGCTACTCAACCTGTTGTTTGCGGCGTCTTTTATCCGGTTTAG
- the fliF gene encoding flagellar basal-body MS-ring/collar protein FliF: MFQAFLNYLKSFSSGKLILITSLVVSFGFGSLMLALSYTKPSMSLLYSNLDLSDSSEIISELDARNIQYEIRDNGSQILIPEDKILKLRMDMAQKGLPNKGSMVGYEIFDQSDSLGTSNFVLNVNLVRALEGELARTISSFASIQSARVHLVLPKKELFTREKQQPSASVMVKMFGKNTLNKEQINAVANLVSSAVPDLDISKVTIIDNKGRALKTATNKDENDLETIISNSTEYKLTLENRLKHIIESMLSQSIGDGHIKAEVNADINFDRIVTNSEIYDPDGQVVRSVQTIQENENSSEGNQANVSVANNLPNTAQVSNSPGATSNAAKLDETTNYEISKTIRNHISETGTIKRLSVAVLVDGNYEYDEKIQKVIYTPRSQEELDKYAALVKSAIGYDESRHDKVEILNLQFNKDLETLRPESLADWFKEQFASLMQTFVIAIVVVLIIVLIIRPIAIRAFEFAKEDEEDIVSIKDVLTDPSSIEIKQEDVEYSTIDIQKTSDGKGRSNTVKALNEVIGKHPKETISIMRKWFEEES, encoded by the coding sequence ATGTTCCAAGCTTTTCTAAATTACTTAAAATCTTTTAGCTCTGGAAAGTTGATTCTAATTACTTCGCTGGTAGTATCATTCGGATTTGGTTCTTTAATGCTTGCATTAAGCTATACTAAGCCTTCTATGAGCCTCCTTTATAGTAATTTAGACCTATCTGACAGCTCAGAGATTATAAGCGAGCTAGACGCACGAAATATTCAATATGAAATAAGAGATAATGGTTCTCAAATTCTAATACCAGAAGATAAAATTCTGAAACTTAGAATGGACATGGCTCAAAAAGGCCTACCTAATAAAGGTTCTATGGTTGGATATGAGATCTTTGATCAATCAGATTCGCTAGGAACTTCTAATTTTGTACTCAATGTTAATTTAGTAAGAGCATTAGAAGGGGAGCTTGCTAGAACTATTAGTAGCTTTGCAAGCATCCAATCTGCTAGAGTTCATCTAGTTCTTCCTAAAAAGGAATTATTTACCAGAGAGAAGCAGCAACCTTCCGCATCGGTAATGGTCAAAATGTTTGGCAAAAATACCCTTAATAAAGAACAAATTAATGCTGTCGCTAATTTGGTATCTTCAGCAGTCCCCGATCTTGATATCAGCAAAGTTACCATTATTGATAATAAGGGTAGAGCCTTAAAGACCGCTACAAACAAAGATGAAAATGATTTAGAAACTATTATTAGCAATTCTACTGAATATAAACTTACACTAGAAAACAGGCTAAAACATATAATAGAAAGTATGCTTTCCCAAAGCATCGGTGATGGTCATATCAAAGCAGAAGTCAATGCCGATATTAATTTTGATCGCATTGTTACCAATTCAGAAATATATGATCCGGATGGACAAGTAGTACGATCAGTCCAGACCATCCAAGAAAACGAAAATAGTAGCGAAGGTAACCAAGCGAATGTTAGTGTTGCCAACAATTTACCTAACACAGCTCAAGTTAGCAACTCACCTGGCGCCACTTCTAATGCCGCCAAGCTTGATGAAACAACTAATTATGAAATTTCTAAAACTATCCGCAACCATATTAGTGAAACAGGCACTATAAAACGCTTATCAGTTGCGGTATTAGTAGATGGCAATTACGAGTATGATGAAAAAATTCAAAAGGTAATTTACACTCCACGCAGCCAAGAAGAACTTGATAAATATGCGGCTTTGGTAAAATCTGCTATAGGATATGATGAAAGTAGACATGACAAAGTCGAGATTTTAAATCTTCAATTTAATAAAGACCTTGAAACTTTAAGGCCTGAAAGCTTAGCTGATTGGTTTAAAGAACAATTTGCCAGCTTAATGCAAACCTTTGTTATCGCCATTGTAGTGGTATTAATTATCGTCTTAATCATTCGCCCTATTGCGATCCGCGCTTTTGAGTTTGCAAAAGAAGATGAAGAAGATATTGTGAGCATTAAAGACGTTCTTACCGATCCTTCTAGCATTGAAATCAAACAAGAGGATGTTGAATACAGCACCATTGATATTCAAAAAACCTCCGATGGTAAGGGTAGAAGCAATACCGTAAAAGCTCTTAATGAAGTTATTGGCAAACATCCTAAAGAAACAATATCAATTATGCGTAAATGGTTTGAAGAGGAGTCATAA
- a CDS encoding ArnT family glycosyltransferase, which yields MSYISKRVNLNLLIAILILSYVSIFFTKSNLFADEAQYWFWSTSLDAGYYSKPPAIAWLIYVSSKLLGNSEFAIRFFSPLLYFITSFMIRVIALRLANLPTAKLAQLIFLTLPITSVAMQIISTDALLLLFWALSLWIFIKLIETNDWFYTLYLGLSFGLGMLSKYSMVISVVCVLMWLITTGKFNKYFIKLFVSSIIAFLVFLPNLLWNLEHNLVSFMHTYHVAKLNTFNFKWLKFLEFVGGQVVALGIVSIYPLVKLLQHRSNANDENKIALLIIICAITPMVIFAMLSLISGANINWTAPSFIAIAILIAKGMNLLSLNRQRIIIYFNILIFLIIKILFILNLNALPGLNRLYGWKEVGREITQLHQQFNLPIMIDDRKLLSWCLYYSSMPKNLIYKHNFHEVLDHYDLAMPFHKSAYKQFLFISVNPNYHLLRGFNNPRIVSYETEITNPFNPRSKFYVYQTARE from the coding sequence ATGAGTTATATAAGTAAAAGAGTAAATCTTAATTTGTTGATAGCAATATTAATTTTAAGTTATGTTAGTATTTTTTTTACTAAAAGTAATTTATTTGCTGATGAGGCGCAATATTGGTTTTGGTCAACTAGCTTAGATGCTGGCTATTATTCTAAGCCTCCTGCTATTGCGTGGCTTATTTATGTAAGTAGTAAGTTGCTAGGTAATAGCGAGTTTGCAATCAGATTTTTTTCTCCATTATTATATTTCATAACCAGCTTTATGATCAGGGTAATTGCTTTAAGGCTAGCCAACCTACCTACCGCGAAGCTTGCACAGCTAATTTTTTTGACTTTGCCTATAACGTCAGTAGCTATGCAGATAATCTCAACGGATGCATTGCTGCTGCTGTTTTGGGCATTATCCTTATGGATCTTTATTAAGTTAATTGAAACTAATGATTGGTTTTATACTCTATACTTAGGATTAAGTTTTGGTTTGGGTATGCTGAGTAAATACAGCATGGTTATCAGTGTTGTTTGTGTGTTGATGTGGCTTATTACTACCGGTAAATTTAATAAATATTTTATTAAATTGTTTGTTAGTAGTATAATAGCTTTTTTAGTATTTTTACCCAATTTATTGTGGAACTTAGAACATAATTTAGTGAGCTTCATGCATACTTATCATGTGGCTAAGTTAAATACGTTTAATTTTAAATGGTTAAAATTTTTAGAATTTGTTGGCGGGCAGGTGGTAGCTCTTGGCATAGTAAGTATATACCCGCTAGTTAAGCTTTTACAGCATCGTTCAAATGCAAATGATGAAAATAAAATAGCGTTATTGATTATTATTTGTGCAATTACACCAATGGTGATTTTTGCAATGTTAAGCTTGATAAGCGGCGCAAATATTAACTGGACCGCTCCAAGTTTTATAGCGATTGCAATATTGATAGCCAAAGGTATGAACTTACTGAGTCTAAATCGTCAACGAATTATTATATATTTTAATATATTGATATTTTTAATAATAAAAATATTGTTTATACTAAATTTAAATGCGCTTCCAGGTCTTAATAGATTATATGGTTGGAAGGAGGTAGGGAGGGAAATAACTCAGCTACATCAGCAATTTAATTTACCCATTATGATTGATGACAGAAAGTTGCTTTCTTGGTGTTTATATTATAGCTCCATGCCTAAAAATCTGATTTATAAACATAATTTTCATGAAGTGCTGGATCATTATGACTTGGCTATGCCTTTTCATAAATCTGCTTATAAGCAATTTTTATTTATTTCAGTAAATCCTAATTATCATCTATTAAGAGGATTTAATAATCCGCGTATTGTTTCTTATGAAACGGAAATTACTAACCCATTCAATCCACGAAGTAAGTTTTATGTTTACCAAACTGCTAGAGAATAA
- a CDS encoding phosphatase PAP2 family protein, with protein MFTKLLENKIVIFISIFSLIAIGLMIYPEIDIFISSLFYHPSQRFWLEHSKVAVFTNTLVKYFIVMLVLGVGILQAWLFRGKKTILYLNVLYLTLTLIIGPAVTVNQLLKEHWGRARPSQIEEFGGSKQFTPALIISNNCMDNCSFASGHASMAFWITSLAFIAQTTKMRRQLFIFGVMAGLAMGFMRIIMGRHFLSDIVFAGIIVIAINYIIYKLFLKFNKFVPLNGIRLLSTQEEKRDF; from the coding sequence ATGTTTACCAAACTGCTAGAGAATAAAATAGTTATCTTTATTAGTATTTTTAGCCTAATTGCTATAGGTTTGATGATATATCCTGAAATTGATATTTTCATTTCTAGCTTGTTTTACCATCCTAGCCAAAGATTTTGGTTAGAGCATAGTAAGGTGGCAGTGTTTACTAATACGCTGGTAAAATATTTTATAGTAATGCTAGTATTAGGGGTAGGGATTTTACAAGCTTGGCTTTTTCGGGGGAAAAAAACTATTTTATATTTAAATGTATTATATCTAACGCTTACTTTAATCATAGGACCTGCTGTTACAGTTAATCAACTATTAAAAGAGCATTGGGGCAGGGCGCGGCCTAGCCAGATTGAAGAGTTTGGAGGAAGCAAGCAGTTTACCCCTGCTTTGATTATTAGTAATAATTGCATGGATAATTGTTCTTTCGCTTCAGGGCATGCCAGTATGGCTTTTTGGATAACTAGCTTAGCCTTTATCGCTCAAACTACTAAGATGCGTAGACAGCTTTTTATATTTGGAGTGATGGCAGGCCTGGCAATGGGATTTATGCGAATTATTATGGGCAGGCATTTTTTAAGTGATATTGTTTTTGCAGGCATTATTGTTATAGCTATTAATTATATTATTTATAAACTATTTCTAAAATTTAATAAGTTTGTTCCCTTAAATGGCATTAGGCTTCTTTCAACGCAAGAAGAAAAGAGAGATTTTTAA